One Nocardia iowensis DNA window includes the following coding sequences:
- the pyrF gene encoding orotidine-5'-phosphate decarboxylase — MTSFGGRLQHAMRHFGPVCVGIDPHPGLLESWGLTADADGLEKFAEICVEAFDGCVALVKPQVAFFETYGSAGIAVLERTIEVLRASGTLVLADAKRGDIGSTMDAYAHAWLADGPLGSDAVTVSPYLGFGSLAPALALAEANRRGVFVLAATSNPEGAQVQRVAAADGRTIAQVMVDEAAACNAGAEFGSVGVVIGATLTEAPDLSALNGPILMPGVGAQGGGPENIRDLVPEAMLAAAVPTVSREVLRAGPAVPALRAGLSELQDAFAFLQK, encoded by the coding sequence ATGACGTCCTTCGGCGGCCGATTGCAGCACGCCATGCGGCATTTCGGCCCCGTGTGCGTCGGCATCGACCCGCATCCCGGCCTGCTGGAGTCGTGGGGTCTCACCGCCGACGCGGATGGACTGGAGAAGTTCGCGGAGATCTGCGTCGAGGCCTTCGACGGGTGCGTCGCGCTGGTCAAGCCGCAGGTCGCCTTCTTCGAGACCTACGGCTCGGCCGGAATCGCGGTGCTGGAGCGCACCATCGAGGTGCTGCGCGCCTCCGGCACCCTGGTGCTGGCCGATGCCAAGCGCGGCGACATCGGCTCCACCATGGACGCCTACGCGCACGCCTGGCTCGCCGACGGCCCGCTCGGGTCGGACGCCGTTACGGTTTCGCCGTATCTCGGATTCGGTTCGCTGGCACCGGCTTTGGCTCTCGCCGAGGCCAATCGTCGCGGTGTCTTCGTGCTCGCCGCCACCTCGAATCCCGAAGGGGCACAGGTGCAACGGGTGGCCGCAGCCGACGGCCGGACCATCGCCCAGGTGATGGTCGACGAGGCGGCCGCGTGCAACGCGGGCGCGGAATTCGGCTCGGTCGGCGTCGTGATCGGCGCGACCTTGACCGAGGCGCCGGACCTGTCCGCGCTCAACGGGCCGATCCTGATGCCCGGCGTCGGTGCCCAGGGTGGCGGGCCGGAAAACATCCGTGACCTGGTGCCGGAGGCGATGCTGGCGGCCGCGGTGCCGACCGTCTCGCGGGAGGTGCTGCGGGCCGGACCGGCCGTTCCGGCGCTGCGGGCCGGATTGAGCGAACTGCAAGACGCCTTCGCGTTCTTGCAGAAATGA